Proteins encoded within one genomic window of Planctomycetota bacterium:
- a CDS encoding ATP-dependent Clp protease ATP-binding subunit ClpX yields FTEGALREIARQAMKRNTGARALRAIIENLMLDPMFELPNRPKGFRYTVTEAVVRGEANLLAEGKPLRESA; encoded by the coding sequence TTCACGGAAGGGGCGCTGCGGGAGATCGCGCGGCAAGCGATGAAACGCAATACCGGCGCGCGGGCCCTGAGGGCGATCATCGAGAACCTGATGCTCGACCCGATGTTCGAGTTGCCGAACCGGCCGAAAGGCTTCCGCTACACGGTGACCGAGGCGGTCGTGCGCGGCGAAGCAAACCTCCTGGCGGAAGGCAAACCGCTCCGCGAAAGCGCGTAA